In Patagioenas fasciata isolate bPatFas1 chromosome 2, bPatFas1.hap1, whole genome shotgun sequence, a single window of DNA contains:
- the DYNC2I1 gene encoding cytoplasmic dynein 2 intermediate chain 1 isoform X4 — protein sequence MEGDKRRTKEDTWKSEELRKHLRATQPDSQNEDQKQREKKLQKEKSVHDTDIQKHERKDRGKSKERTRERERFKSGERDRDKMREREKGKDHQRRGDQERYKDKLQESSLKKESYSVPKHKDRESDREQGKKHKRHEIKQIETHNNLKPFEGKDKEHHRRRESRHYLEEKKPRSEERERRHAEKKDNDTKKSIDRFLVDKAEEGECVRKLQKDQEWNKEGERRHREKKEYSIRPGKEMLSKERSHKRYEKEEEGKHKSKRSKEESSHGNREGQPAEAKEKVKRIENERKKCDLWNSKYKKEERIQEEMSHQHLRTVKDNAKLIEKEARDTREEEMKDTHIFNSDMGFDNSSANYEDDFEDYEDDFDDDEDRSGEEGDAEENPREIPFSRTSEIEEIQRAISAENDRICTSLPKKIENEKKETIMERQCPSVRNPFCGIFMDFQMANQRQSSRSIASKQKKRSSELLPLIDLDFSVSFSLLDLPPVNEYDMYIRNFGKMNTKQAYVQCNEDNLERDIQTEEVETLEKWTQHPAESAIVSGGPVTSQDMSVNGALTPKIDSQKLANFLRSACQVIAVLLEEDQVATQPRWKPGSRQTSLSISDSCFQLNTNQPFLHDRKISCLCVSQVQRQMLLSVHGLPEKTGVVLLNRKSIICVWNIWQPSSPQKLLMCDSEVTCCCFSPNKTTIVFAGTIDGSLLVWDLREDSRMHPHVMIGDTDWTFRVPTFSTDGVLNTVNHTSPILTVEPVSTFLHTDQNYGLSSLSYQEEMSGPPFQIASMDENGILNMWVVVELQKVDLAGSQTDLGLIPGGKVKLVHSSTVELNNSLFPKDVRQRMPQTLTIKFLSSNPNHFIVGTNVVGCSDGSIRLHQMTSEHPLLQWNGSTNGQPVIALQWALTRPAVFFVLDASSNIYIWDLLENDLLPVAKQTVPLKNVVTMALLGEPEKTNGLLGLALAKASGEIDIQFVKKKWALPQPEESEKLHMILLQSS from the exons atgGAGGGTGATAAG AGAAGAACCAAAGAAGATACTTGGAAATCAGAAGAACTTAGGAAACATCTTAgg gcaACACAACCAGATAGTCAAAATGAAGaccaaaagcagagagaaaagaaactgcAGAAAGAGAAGTCTGTTCATGACACAGACATTCAGAAACATGAACGCAAAGACAGAGGGAAGAGCAAGGAAAgaacaagagagagagagagatttaaaTCTGGTGAAAGAGACAGAGATaaaatgagagaaagagaaaaggggaaagatCACCAGAGAAGAGGGGACCAAGAGAGATACAAAGATAAGCTTCAAGAATCAAGTTTGAAGAAGGAAAGCTACAGTGTACCAAAACATAAAGACAGGGAGAGTGATAGAGAACAAGGCAAAAAGCATAAAAGACATGAGATAAAGCAAATAGAGACACACAATAATCTGAAACCATTTGAAGGAAAAGATAAAGAACATCACAGAAGAAGAGAAAGCAGGCATTATTTGG AAGAGAAGAAACCAAGAAGTGAAGAGCGAGAAAGAAGACATGCAGAAAAGAAG gaTAATGATACCAAAAAGAGCATTGACAGGTTTTTAGTCGACAAAGCTGAAGAAGGTGAATGTGTACGGAAGTTACAGAAAGATCAGGAGTGGAataaagagggagaaagaagacacagagaaaaaaaagaatattctaTTAGGCCAGGAAAAGAGATGCTTTCAAAAGAGAGAAGTCATAAACGTtatgaaaaggaagaggaaggaaaacataaatcaaagagaTCTAAAGAGGAATCGTCCCATGGAAACAGAGAAGGACAACCAGCAGAAGCTAAGGAGAAAGTAAAAAgaatagaaaatgaaagaaagaagtgTGATCTATGG AACAGCAAATACAAAAAAGAGGAGAGAATTCAAGAAGAAATGAGCCACCAGCACCTAAG GACTGTTAAAGATAATGCAAAACTCATTGAAAAAGAAGCAAGGGACACAAGAGAAGAG gAAATGAAAGATACACACATCTTTAACTCAGACATGGGATTTGATAATTCATCAGCAAATTATGAGGATGATTTTGAA GATTACGAAGATGATTTTGATGATGATGAAGACCGAAGTGGTGAAGAAGGAGATGCAGAAGAAAATCCAAGAGAGATTCCATTTTCCAGAACATCAGAAATTGAAGAAATTCAGAGAGCAATTAGTGCAGAAAATGATAGAATCTGTACTTCACTGCCAAAGaaaattgaaaatgaaaaaaaggaaacaatcatGG AAAGGCAATGCCCTTCTGTCAGAAACCCTTTTTGTGGAATATTCATGGATTTTCAAATGGCAAACCAACGACAAAGTAGCCGAAGTATAGCTAGTAAGCAGAA aaaacggAGTTCGGAACTTCTCCCACTAATTGATCTGGACTTCTCAGTTAGTTTTTCGTTACTGGATTTGCCTCCTGTAAACGAGTATGACATGTATATCAGGAATTTTGGTAAAATGAACACTAAGCAG GCGTATGTTCAATGTAATGAGGACAATCTTGAGAGAGACattcagactgaggaagttgagaCCCTGGAGAAATGGACACAGCATCCAGCAGAAAGTGCCATTGTATCTGGAG gtcCTGTAACCAGCCAGGATATGTCAGTGAATGGAGCTCTAACACCTAAAATTGATTCACAAAAATTAGCAAATTTCCTCCGGTCTGCTTGCCAG GTGATTGCTGTTTTGCTAGAGGAGGATCAAGTTGCAACACAACCCAGGTGGAAACCAGGTTCTCGACAAACCAGTCTGTCTATTAGTGACAGCTGTTTCCAGTTAAATACTAACCAGCCATTCCTCCATG aCCGAAAAATATCCTGCCTATGTGTCTCTCAAGTTCAGAGGCAGATGCTACTTTCTGTTCATGGATTACCTGAAAAGACAGGTGTTGTTTTACTGAATAGAAAGAGCATCATATGTGTTTGGAACATCTGGCAGCCCTCCAGTCCTCAGAAACTTTTAATGTGTGACTCAGAG GTGACATGCTGCTGCTTTAGTCCAAATAAAACAACAATAGTTTTTGCTGGAACAATAGATGGATCATTGTTGGTGTGGGACCTTCGAGAAGACTCGAGAATGCACCCTCACGTGATGATCGGTGACACTGACTGGACATTTCGAGTTCCAACATTTTCCACTG ATGGTGTTCTAAACACAGTAAACCACACCTCTCCCATACTAACAGTGGAACCTGTCTCAACCTTTCTCCACACTGATCAGAATTATGGGCTCTCAAGCCTCTCTTATCAGGAGG AAATGTCAGGCCCTCCATTTCAGATAGCTTCAATGGATGAAAATGGAATCCTCAATATGTGG gtagttgttgaATTACAAAAAGTGGATTTAGCTGGGTCACAAACTGATTTAG GTTTAATTCCTGGAGGGAAAGTGAAGTTAGTGCATAGCTCTACTGTGGAATTGAATAACAG CCTTTTCCCAAAGGATGTGCGCCAGAGAATGCCCCAGACACTGACTATTAAATTTCTATCTTCCAATCCTAATCATTTCATTGTTGGAACAAACGTC GTTGGCTGTTCAGATGGCAGTATCCGGTTACACCAAATGACATCAGAGCATCCCCTCCTGCAGTGGAATGGCAGCACCAATGGCCAACCAGTCATTGCCCTGCAGTGGGCTTTAACCAGGCCCGCCGTGTTTTTTGTCCTGGATGCATCATCTAACATTTACATTTGGGATCTTCTGGAAAACGATTTGTTGCCTGTGGCAAAGCAGACTGTTCCGTTAAAGAA TGTTGTAACTATGGCTCTCCTGGGAGAACCAGAAAAAACAAACGGGTTATTAGGCCTTGCGCTGGCCAAAGCATCTGGAGAGATAGACATTCAGTTTGTAAAGAAGAAGTGGGCATTACCTCAGCCTGAGGAATCTGAAAAACTACATATGATTTTATTGCAATCTTCTTAG
- the DYNC2I1 gene encoding cytoplasmic dynein 2 intermediate chain 1 isoform X2, whose product MEGDKRRTKEDTWKSEELRKHLRATQPDSQNEDQKQREKKLQKEKSVHDTDIQKHERKDRGKSKERTRERERFKSGERDRDKMREREKGKDHQRRGDQERYKDKLQESSLKKESYSVPKHKDRESDREQGKKHKRHEIKQIETHNNLKPFEGKDKEHHRRRESRHYLEKKPRSEERERRHAEKKDNDTKKSIDRFLVDKAEEGECVRKLQKDQEWNKEGERRHREKKEYSIRPGKEMLSKERSHKRYEKEEEGKHKSKRSKEESSHGNREGQPAEAKEKVKRIENERKKCDLWNSKYKKEERIQEEMSHQHLRTVKDNAKLIEKEARDTREEEMKDTHIFNSDMGFDNSSANYEDDFEDYEDDFDDDEDRSGEEGDAEENPREIPFSRTSEIEEIQRAISAENDRICTSLPKKIENEKKETIMERQCPSVRNPFCGIFMDFQMANQRQSSRSIASKQKKRSSELLPLIDLDFSVSFSLLDLPPVNEYDMYIRNFGKMNTKQAYVQCNEDNLERDIQTEEVETLEKWTQHPAESAIVSGGPVTSQDMSVNGALTPKIDSQKLANFLRSACQVIAVLLEEDQVATQPRWKPGSRQTSLSISDSCFQLNTNQPFLHDRKISCLCVSQVQRQMLLSVHGLPEKTGVVLLNRKSIICVWNIWQPSSPQKLLMCDSEVTCCCFSPNKTTIVFAGTIDGSLLVWDLREDSRMHPHVMIGDTDWTFRVPTFSTDGVLNTVNHTSPILTVEPVSTFLHTDQNYGLSSLSYQEEMSGPPFQIASMDENGILNMWVVVELQKVDLAGSQTDLGLIPGGKVKLVHSSTVELNNSLFPKDVRQRMPQTLTIKFLSSNPNHFIVGTNVGLVGHGTRHDLKVVPKLFRPQESGLRSISINAIDFFPFGKPLFLVGCSDGSIRLHQMTSEHPLLQWNGSTNGQPVIALQWALTRPAVFFVLDASSNIYIWDLLENDLLPVAKQTVPLKNVVTMALLGEPEKTNGLLGLALAKASGEIDIQFVKKKWALPQPEESEKLHMILLQSS is encoded by the exons atgGAGGGTGATAAG AGAAGAACCAAAGAAGATACTTGGAAATCAGAAGAACTTAGGAAACATCTTAgg gcaACACAACCAGATAGTCAAAATGAAGaccaaaagcagagagaaaagaaactgcAGAAAGAGAAGTCTGTTCATGACACAGACATTCAGAAACATGAACGCAAAGACAGAGGGAAGAGCAAGGAAAgaacaagagagagagagagatttaaaTCTGGTGAAAGAGACAGAGATaaaatgagagaaagagaaaaggggaaagatCACCAGAGAAGAGGGGACCAAGAGAGATACAAAGATAAGCTTCAAGAATCAAGTTTGAAGAAGGAAAGCTACAGTGTACCAAAACATAAAGACAGGGAGAGTGATAGAGAACAAGGCAAAAAGCATAAAAGACATGAGATAAAGCAAATAGAGACACACAATAATCTGAAACCATTTGAAGGAAAAGATAAAGAACATCACAGAAGAAGAGAAAGCAGGCATTATTTGG AGAAGAAACCAAGAAGTGAAGAGCGAGAAAGAAGACATGCAGAAAAGAAG gaTAATGATACCAAAAAGAGCATTGACAGGTTTTTAGTCGACAAAGCTGAAGAAGGTGAATGTGTACGGAAGTTACAGAAAGATCAGGAGTGGAataaagagggagaaagaagacacagagaaaaaaaagaatattctaTTAGGCCAGGAAAAGAGATGCTTTCAAAAGAGAGAAGTCATAAACGTtatgaaaaggaagaggaaggaaaacataaatcaaagagaTCTAAAGAGGAATCGTCCCATGGAAACAGAGAAGGACAACCAGCAGAAGCTAAGGAGAAAGTAAAAAgaatagaaaatgaaagaaagaagtgTGATCTATGG AACAGCAAATACAAAAAAGAGGAGAGAATTCAAGAAGAAATGAGCCACCAGCACCTAAG GACTGTTAAAGATAATGCAAAACTCATTGAAAAAGAAGCAAGGGACACAAGAGAAGAG gAAATGAAAGATACACACATCTTTAACTCAGACATGGGATTTGATAATTCATCAGCAAATTATGAGGATGATTTTGAA GATTACGAAGATGATTTTGATGATGATGAAGACCGAAGTGGTGAAGAAGGAGATGCAGAAGAAAATCCAAGAGAGATTCCATTTTCCAGAACATCAGAAATTGAAGAAATTCAGAGAGCAATTAGTGCAGAAAATGATAGAATCTGTACTTCACTGCCAAAGaaaattgaaaatgaaaaaaaggaaacaatcatGG AAAGGCAATGCCCTTCTGTCAGAAACCCTTTTTGTGGAATATTCATGGATTTTCAAATGGCAAACCAACGACAAAGTAGCCGAAGTATAGCTAGTAAGCAGAA aaaacggAGTTCGGAACTTCTCCCACTAATTGATCTGGACTTCTCAGTTAGTTTTTCGTTACTGGATTTGCCTCCTGTAAACGAGTATGACATGTATATCAGGAATTTTGGTAAAATGAACACTAAGCAG GCGTATGTTCAATGTAATGAGGACAATCTTGAGAGAGACattcagactgaggaagttgagaCCCTGGAGAAATGGACACAGCATCCAGCAGAAAGTGCCATTGTATCTGGAG gtcCTGTAACCAGCCAGGATATGTCAGTGAATGGAGCTCTAACACCTAAAATTGATTCACAAAAATTAGCAAATTTCCTCCGGTCTGCTTGCCAG GTGATTGCTGTTTTGCTAGAGGAGGATCAAGTTGCAACACAACCCAGGTGGAAACCAGGTTCTCGACAAACCAGTCTGTCTATTAGTGACAGCTGTTTCCAGTTAAATACTAACCAGCCATTCCTCCATG aCCGAAAAATATCCTGCCTATGTGTCTCTCAAGTTCAGAGGCAGATGCTACTTTCTGTTCATGGATTACCTGAAAAGACAGGTGTTGTTTTACTGAATAGAAAGAGCATCATATGTGTTTGGAACATCTGGCAGCCCTCCAGTCCTCAGAAACTTTTAATGTGTGACTCAGAG GTGACATGCTGCTGCTTTAGTCCAAATAAAACAACAATAGTTTTTGCTGGAACAATAGATGGATCATTGTTGGTGTGGGACCTTCGAGAAGACTCGAGAATGCACCCTCACGTGATGATCGGTGACACTGACTGGACATTTCGAGTTCCAACATTTTCCACTG ATGGTGTTCTAAACACAGTAAACCACACCTCTCCCATACTAACAGTGGAACCTGTCTCAACCTTTCTCCACACTGATCAGAATTATGGGCTCTCAAGCCTCTCTTATCAGGAGG AAATGTCAGGCCCTCCATTTCAGATAGCTTCAATGGATGAAAATGGAATCCTCAATATGTGG gtagttgttgaATTACAAAAAGTGGATTTAGCTGGGTCACAAACTGATTTAG GTTTAATTCCTGGAGGGAAAGTGAAGTTAGTGCATAGCTCTACTGTGGAATTGAATAACAG CCTTTTCCCAAAGGATGTGCGCCAGAGAATGCCCCAGACACTGACTATTAAATTTCTATCTTCCAATCCTAATCATTTCATTGTTGGAACAAACGTC GGGCTGGTAGGCCACGGTACAAGACATGATTTAAAAGTTGTTCCAAAACTATTCAGACCCCAGGAGAGCGGACTGAGATCAATAAGCATCAACGCAATTGATTTCTTCCCTTTTGGAAAGCCACTATTTTTG GTTGGCTGTTCAGATGGCAGTATCCGGTTACACCAAATGACATCAGAGCATCCCCTCCTGCAGTGGAATGGCAGCACCAATGGCCAACCAGTCATTGCCCTGCAGTGGGCTTTAACCAGGCCCGCCGTGTTTTTTGTCCTGGATGCATCATCTAACATTTACATTTGGGATCTTCTGGAAAACGATTTGTTGCCTGTGGCAAAGCAGACTGTTCCGTTAAAGAA TGTTGTAACTATGGCTCTCCTGGGAGAACCAGAAAAAACAAACGGGTTATTAGGCCTTGCGCTGGCCAAAGCATCTGGAGAGATAGACATTCAGTTTGTAAAGAAGAAGTGGGCATTACCTCAGCCTGAGGAATCTGAAAAACTACATATGATTTTATTGCAATCTTCTTAG
- the DYNC2I1 gene encoding cytoplasmic dynein 2 intermediate chain 1 isoform X3, which translates to MEGDKRRTKEDTWKSEELRKHLRATQPDSQNEDQKQREKKLQKEKSVHDTDIQKHERKDRGKSKERTRERERFKSGERDRDKMREREKGKDHQRRGDQERYKDKLQESSLKKESYSVPKHKDRESDREQGKKHKRHEIKQIETHNNLKPFEGKDKEHHRRRESRHYLEEKKPRSEERERRHAEKKDNDTKKSIDRFLVDKAEEGECVRKLQKDQEWNKEGERRHREKKEYSIRPGKEMLSKERSHKRYEKEEEGKHKSKRSKEESSHGNREGQPAEAKEKNSKYKKEERIQEEMSHQHLRTVKDNAKLIEKEARDTREEEMKDTHIFNSDMGFDNSSANYEDDFEDYEDDFDDDEDRSGEEGDAEENPREIPFSRTSEIEEIQRAISAENDRICTSLPKKIENEKKETIMERQCPSVRNPFCGIFMDFQMANQRQSSRSIASKQKKRSSELLPLIDLDFSVSFSLLDLPPVNEYDMYIRNFGKMNTKQAYVQCNEDNLERDIQTEEVETLEKWTQHPAESAIVSGGPVTSQDMSVNGALTPKIDSQKLANFLRSACQVIAVLLEEDQVATQPRWKPGSRQTSLSISDSCFQLNTNQPFLHDRKISCLCVSQVQRQMLLSVHGLPEKTGVVLLNRKSIICVWNIWQPSSPQKLLMCDSEVTCCCFSPNKTTIVFAGTIDGSLLVWDLREDSRMHPHVMIGDTDWTFRVPTFSTDGVLNTVNHTSPILTVEPVSTFLHTDQNYGLSSLSYQEEMSGPPFQIASMDENGILNMWVVVELQKVDLAGSQTDLGLIPGGKVKLVHSSTVELNNSLFPKDVRQRMPQTLTIKFLSSNPNHFIVGTNVGLVGHGTRHDLKVVPKLFRPQESGLRSISINAIDFFPFGKPLFLVGCSDGSIRLHQMTSEHPLLQWNGSTNGQPVIALQWALTRPAVFFVLDASSNIYIWDLLENDLLPVAKQTVPLKNVVTMALLGEPEKTNGLLGLALAKASGEIDIQFVKKKWALPQPEESEKLHMILLQSS; encoded by the exons atgGAGGGTGATAAG AGAAGAACCAAAGAAGATACTTGGAAATCAGAAGAACTTAGGAAACATCTTAgg gcaACACAACCAGATAGTCAAAATGAAGaccaaaagcagagagaaaagaaactgcAGAAAGAGAAGTCTGTTCATGACACAGACATTCAGAAACATGAACGCAAAGACAGAGGGAAGAGCAAGGAAAgaacaagagagagagagagatttaaaTCTGGTGAAAGAGACAGAGATaaaatgagagaaagagaaaaggggaaagatCACCAGAGAAGAGGGGACCAAGAGAGATACAAAGATAAGCTTCAAGAATCAAGTTTGAAGAAGGAAAGCTACAGTGTACCAAAACATAAAGACAGGGAGAGTGATAGAGAACAAGGCAAAAAGCATAAAAGACATGAGATAAAGCAAATAGAGACACACAATAATCTGAAACCATTTGAAGGAAAAGATAAAGAACATCACAGAAGAAGAGAAAGCAGGCATTATTTGG AAGAGAAGAAACCAAGAAGTGAAGAGCGAGAAAGAAGACATGCAGAAAAGAAG gaTAATGATACCAAAAAGAGCATTGACAGGTTTTTAGTCGACAAAGCTGAAGAAGGTGAATGTGTACGGAAGTTACAGAAAGATCAGGAGTGGAataaagagggagaaagaagacacagagaaaaaaaagaatattctaTTAGGCCAGGAAAAGAGATGCTTTCAAAAGAGAGAAGTCATAAACGTtatgaaaaggaagaggaaggaaaacataaatcaaagagaTCTAAAGAGGAATCGTCCCATGGAAACAGAGAAGGACAACCAGCAGAAGCTAAGGAGAAA AACAGCAAATACAAAAAAGAGGAGAGAATTCAAGAAGAAATGAGCCACCAGCACCTAAG GACTGTTAAAGATAATGCAAAACTCATTGAAAAAGAAGCAAGGGACACAAGAGAAGAG gAAATGAAAGATACACACATCTTTAACTCAGACATGGGATTTGATAATTCATCAGCAAATTATGAGGATGATTTTGAA GATTACGAAGATGATTTTGATGATGATGAAGACCGAAGTGGTGAAGAAGGAGATGCAGAAGAAAATCCAAGAGAGATTCCATTTTCCAGAACATCAGAAATTGAAGAAATTCAGAGAGCAATTAGTGCAGAAAATGATAGAATCTGTACTTCACTGCCAAAGaaaattgaaaatgaaaaaaaggaaacaatcatGG AAAGGCAATGCCCTTCTGTCAGAAACCCTTTTTGTGGAATATTCATGGATTTTCAAATGGCAAACCAACGACAAAGTAGCCGAAGTATAGCTAGTAAGCAGAA aaaacggAGTTCGGAACTTCTCCCACTAATTGATCTGGACTTCTCAGTTAGTTTTTCGTTACTGGATTTGCCTCCTGTAAACGAGTATGACATGTATATCAGGAATTTTGGTAAAATGAACACTAAGCAG GCGTATGTTCAATGTAATGAGGACAATCTTGAGAGAGACattcagactgaggaagttgagaCCCTGGAGAAATGGACACAGCATCCAGCAGAAAGTGCCATTGTATCTGGAG gtcCTGTAACCAGCCAGGATATGTCAGTGAATGGAGCTCTAACACCTAAAATTGATTCACAAAAATTAGCAAATTTCCTCCGGTCTGCTTGCCAG GTGATTGCTGTTTTGCTAGAGGAGGATCAAGTTGCAACACAACCCAGGTGGAAACCAGGTTCTCGACAAACCAGTCTGTCTATTAGTGACAGCTGTTTCCAGTTAAATACTAACCAGCCATTCCTCCATG aCCGAAAAATATCCTGCCTATGTGTCTCTCAAGTTCAGAGGCAGATGCTACTTTCTGTTCATGGATTACCTGAAAAGACAGGTGTTGTTTTACTGAATAGAAAGAGCATCATATGTGTTTGGAACATCTGGCAGCCCTCCAGTCCTCAGAAACTTTTAATGTGTGACTCAGAG GTGACATGCTGCTGCTTTAGTCCAAATAAAACAACAATAGTTTTTGCTGGAACAATAGATGGATCATTGTTGGTGTGGGACCTTCGAGAAGACTCGAGAATGCACCCTCACGTGATGATCGGTGACACTGACTGGACATTTCGAGTTCCAACATTTTCCACTG ATGGTGTTCTAAACACAGTAAACCACACCTCTCCCATACTAACAGTGGAACCTGTCTCAACCTTTCTCCACACTGATCAGAATTATGGGCTCTCAAGCCTCTCTTATCAGGAGG AAATGTCAGGCCCTCCATTTCAGATAGCTTCAATGGATGAAAATGGAATCCTCAATATGTGG gtagttgttgaATTACAAAAAGTGGATTTAGCTGGGTCACAAACTGATTTAG GTTTAATTCCTGGAGGGAAAGTGAAGTTAGTGCATAGCTCTACTGTGGAATTGAATAACAG CCTTTTCCCAAAGGATGTGCGCCAGAGAATGCCCCAGACACTGACTATTAAATTTCTATCTTCCAATCCTAATCATTTCATTGTTGGAACAAACGTC GGGCTGGTAGGCCACGGTACAAGACATGATTTAAAAGTTGTTCCAAAACTATTCAGACCCCAGGAGAGCGGACTGAGATCAATAAGCATCAACGCAATTGATTTCTTCCCTTTTGGAAAGCCACTATTTTTG GTTGGCTGTTCAGATGGCAGTATCCGGTTACACCAAATGACATCAGAGCATCCCCTCCTGCAGTGGAATGGCAGCACCAATGGCCAACCAGTCATTGCCCTGCAGTGGGCTTTAACCAGGCCCGCCGTGTTTTTTGTCCTGGATGCATCATCTAACATTTACATTTGGGATCTTCTGGAAAACGATTTGTTGCCTGTGGCAAAGCAGACTGTTCCGTTAAAGAA TGTTGTAACTATGGCTCTCCTGGGAGAACCAGAAAAAACAAACGGGTTATTAGGCCTTGCGCTGGCCAAAGCATCTGGAGAGATAGACATTCAGTTTGTAAAGAAGAAGTGGGCATTACCTCAGCCTGAGGAATCTGAAAAACTACATATGATTTTATTGCAATCTTCTTAG